One part of the Arabidopsis thaliana chromosome 1 sequence genome encodes these proteins:
- the ANAC026 gene encoding NAC (No apical meristem) domain transcriptional regulator superfamily protein, with amino-acid sequence MNSFSQVPPGFRFHPTDEELVDYYLRKKVASKRIEIDIIKDVDLYKIEPCDLQELCKIGNEEQSEWYFFSHKDKKYPTGTRTNRATKAGFWKATGRDKAIYIRHSLIGMRKTLVFYKGRAPNGQKSDWIMHEYRLETSENGTPQEEGWVVCRVFKKKLAATVRKMGDYHSSPSQHWYDDQLSFMASEIISSSPRQFLPNHHYNRHHHQQTLPCGLNAFNNNNPNLQCKQELELHYNQMVQHQQQNHHLRESMFLQLPQLESPTSNCNSDNNNNTRNISNLQKSSNISHEEQLQQGNQSFSSLYYDQGVEQMTTDWRVLDKFVASQLSNDEEAAAVVSSSSHQNNVKIDTRNTGYHVIDEGINLPENDSERVVEMGEEYSNAHAASTSSSCQIDL; translated from the exons aTGAATTCGTTTTCACAAGTACCTCCTGGCTTCAGATTTCATCCTACTGATGAAGAACTTGTAGACTACTACTTGAGGAAAAAAGTTGCATCAAAGAGAATAGAAATCGATATCATCAAGGATGTTGATCTTTACAAGATTGAGCCATGTGATCTTCAAG AGTTATGCAAGATAGGAAACGAAGAGCAGAGCGAATGGTACTTCTTTAGTCATAAAGACAAGAAGTATCCCACGGGAACTCGAACCAATAGAGCCACGAAAGCAGGATTTTGGAAAGCCACTGGAAGAGACAaggctatatatataagacatAGTCTTATCGGTATGAGGAAAACACTTGTGTTTTACAAAGGAAGAGCCCCAAATGGTCAGAAATCCGATTGGATCATGCACGAATATCGCTTAGAAACAAGTGAAAATGGAACCCCTCAG GAAGAAGGATGGGTAGTATGTAGGGTATTCAAGAAGAAATTGGCAGCGACAGTGAGGAAAATGGGAGATTACCATTCATCACCATCGCAGCATTGGTACGATGATCAGCTCTCTTTTATGGCCTCCGAGATCATTTCTAGTTCTCCACGACAGTTTCTTCCCAATCATCATTATAACCGCCACCATCACCAGCAGACATTGCCTTGTGGCCTCAATgcattcaacaacaacaatcctAACTTGCAATGCAAGCAAGAGCTCGAGTTACATTACAATCAAATGgtacaacatcaacaacaaaaccatcaTCTTCGTGAATCTATGTTTCTCCAGCTTCCTCAGCTCGAAAGCCCTACCAGTAATTGCAATTCtgacaacaacaataacacaAGAAATATTAGTAACTTGCAGAAATCATCAAATATATCTCATGAGGAACAATTGCAACAAGGGAATCAAAGTTTCAGCTCTCTGTATTACGATCAAGGAGTAGAGCAAATGACTACTGACTGGAGAGTTCTCGATAAATTTGTTGCTTCACAGCTTAGCAATGATGAAGAGGCTGCAGCcgtggtttcttcttcttctcatcaaaaCAACGTCAAGATTGACACGAGAAACACGGGTTATCATGTGATAGATGAGGGAATAAATTTGCCGGAGAATGATTCTGAAAGGGTTGTTGAAATGGGAGAAGAGTATTCAAATGCTCATGCTGCTTCTACTTCTTCAAGTTGTCAGATTGATCTCTAG